A genome region from Akkermansiaceae bacterium includes the following:
- a CDS encoding DUF1592 domain-containing protein, which produces MLAAASARGDDSYRDLIEPLLVSYCFDCHGDGSREGDFRMDAFKDLGTHLADTKHWIPVWRNLRSQIMPPSDEAQPSAEEKKQLLSWIESSVFKLDPENPDPGRVTIRRLNRNEYRYAILDLLGVEFDTTEAFPPDDTGYGFDNIGDVLSVSPLLMEKYLTVAEEIMNLALPDDASAQVPRTDFLASDFKHPSIPPTWAPFSDAAEFTLRVPVEWPGKYQITLQYSIQGATEATTQEAILEITANGKPLEKATLGWDQRRSIDLGAEAKFDKGTREIKVSLKPAQAPAEGEEALYLSIQRLILQGPLDGSRKEYSKGHRMIFVDGPPAEKDPAAKNAYARKIMRSFVSRAFRRPIVESDIDRLVTIVNEIDKLPGKTFQDGIKQAIATCLASPRFLFRAEIQPEPNNPAKVVPLDEYALASRLSFFLWSSVPDDELLSLAYNKKLRQNLRQQVGRMLKDPRSERLTENFVGQWLQARDVTTVAVSAPTILGVENNFEAAKAFDPRLRDDMRKETYALFDFILRNDRPVEELISARYSFLNERLAKFYGIKGVKGEEFKPIDLTEHPERGGLLTQGTFLIVTSNPTRTSPVKRGLFVLDNLLGTPPPPPPPDVPELEDAKDAGKNGKPTMREMMEIHREDPDCRGCHARMDPIGLGLENFDALGRFRKMENGKPIDTAGELITGEEFANVATLKEILADRRRQDLYRTVSEKLLTYAIGRGVEYYDSTTITLLVDHLEKHDGKLVELIHAITTSAPFQMRRGDE; this is translated from the coding sequence ATGCTCGCCGCAGCCAGTGCGCGCGGCGATGATTCCTACCGCGATCTGATCGAGCCGCTGCTTGTCAGCTATTGCTTCGATTGCCATGGAGACGGCTCCCGCGAGGGCGACTTCCGCATGGATGCCTTCAAGGATCTGGGAACCCATCTCGCCGATACCAAGCACTGGATCCCGGTCTGGCGGAACCTCCGTTCCCAGATCATGCCGCCCTCCGATGAGGCGCAGCCCTCCGCCGAAGAGAAGAAACAACTCCTCTCATGGATCGAGTCCAGCGTATTCAAGCTCGATCCGGAAAACCCCGATCCCGGCCGCGTCACGATACGCCGCCTGAACCGCAACGAATACCGCTACGCGATCCTAGACCTCCTCGGCGTCGAGTTCGACACCACGGAGGCGTTTCCGCCGGACGACACCGGGTATGGCTTCGACAACATCGGCGATGTCCTTTCCGTTTCCCCGCTGCTCATGGAGAAATATCTCACCGTTGCCGAGGAAATCATGAACCTTGCCCTTCCCGACGATGCCTCCGCGCAGGTGCCGCGCACCGATTTCCTGGCCAGCGATTTCAAGCACCCTTCCATCCCGCCGACATGGGCGCCGTTCTCCGATGCCGCGGAATTCACCCTCCGGGTGCCCGTGGAGTGGCCGGGGAAATACCAGATCACGCTCCAGTATTCGATCCAGGGCGCCACCGAGGCGACCACTCAGGAGGCCATCCTGGAAATCACGGCAAACGGCAAGCCGCTGGAAAAAGCCACCCTAGGATGGGACCAGCGCCGCAGCATAGATCTCGGCGCGGAGGCGAAATTCGACAAGGGCACCCGCGAGATCAAGGTTTCCCTAAAACCCGCACAAGCCCCAGCCGAAGGCGAGGAAGCACTCTACCTCTCCATCCAGCGCCTCATCCTGCAGGGGCCGCTCGACGGATCGCGCAAGGAATACTCCAAAGGCCACCGCATGATCTTCGTCGATGGCCCGCCAGCTGAGAAAGACCCCGCGGCGAAGAACGCCTACGCGCGCAAGATCATGCGCTCGTTCGTCTCACGGGCTTTCCGCCGCCCCATCGTGGAAAGCGACATCGACCGTCTGGTGACCATCGTCAACGAGATCGACAAGCTCCCCGGAAAAACCTTCCAGGACGGCATCAAGCAGGCGATCGCCACCTGCCTCGCCTCCCCCCGTTTCCTCTTCCGCGCCGAGATCCAGCCGGAGCCGAACAACCCGGCAAAGGTCGTCCCGCTCGACGAATACGCCCTCGCCTCGCGCCTCTCGTTTTTTCTCTGGTCCTCCGTCCCCGATGACGAACTGCTTTCCCTCGCCTACAACAAGAAACTCCGGCAGAACCTCCGCCAACAGGTCGGGCGCATGCTCAAGGACCCCCGCTCAGAGAGGCTTACGGAAAACTTTGTCGGCCAGTGGCTGCAGGCGCGGGATGTGACCACGGTCGCCGTTTCCGCACCCACCATCCTGGGCGTGGAAAACAACTTCGAGGCGGCGAAGGCATTCGATCCCCGCCTCCGCGATGACATGCGCAAGGAAACCTACGCGCTCTTCGATTTCATCCTCCGCAACGATCGTCCGGTCGAGGAACTCATTTCCGCACGTTACTCCTTCCTCAATGAGCGGCTCGCGAAATTCTACGGAATCAAGGGCGTGAAGGGCGAGGAATTCAAACCCATCGACCTGACGGAGCACCCGGAGCGCGGCGGCCTGCTGACCCAGGGCACCTTCCTCATCGTCACCTCGAACCCCACCCGCACCTCTCCGGTCAAGCGCGGCCTCTTCGTCCTCGACAACCTGCTCGGCACACCGCCGCCACCGCCGCCACCGGACGTCCCGGAGCTGGAGGATGCCAAGGATGCCGGGAAAAACGGCAAACCCACAATGCGCGAGATGATGGAGATCCACCGCGAAGATCCCGATTGCCGCGGCTGCCATGCCCGCATGGATCCCATCGGGCTGGGGCTGGAAAACTTCGATGCCCTCGGGCGCTTCCGGAAAATGGAGAATGGCAAGCCCATCGACACCGCCGGGGAACTCATCACCGGAGAGGAATTCGCGAATGTCGCCACCCTCAAGGAAATCCTAGCCGACAGGCGCAGGCAGGATCTTTACCGCACCGTTTCGGAGAAACTCCTCACCTACGCCATCGGCCGCGGCGTGGAGTACTATGACTCCACAACCATCACCCTGCTCGTCGATCATTTGGAAAAGCACGATGGCAAGCTCGTTGAACTCATCCACGCCATCACCACCTCCGCACCCTTCCAGATGCGCAGGGGCGATGAGTGA
- the sucC gene encoding ADP-forming succinate--CoA ligase subunit beta: MNIHEYQAKELFDRFQVPSPKGKVASSPEEAADAAKEFAGAKLVIKAQVHAGGRGKGHFKNGFQGGVHLIESPEQAAEYAGKMLNETLVTVQTGEAGRVVRKVMIAEAVDITHEYYLAILMDRASNGPVIVASTEGGMSIEDVAHDTPEKIFRQAVHPLLGLQAYEIRKISAELGLEGDIAKQFGKLLRNLYKLFIDCDCSMLEINPLVTTPDGRVLALDAKFGFDDNALYRHPDIVAMRDKEEEDPREVAASEYDLNYIGLDGNIACLVNGAGLAMATMDIIKHYGGEPANFLDVGGGASKEQVTAAFKIILGDPNVKGILINIFGGIMDCNVIAEGVIAAAKETGLPIPLVVRLEGNNVEAGKATLAASGLDIVAASTMADGAEKIVKAVG; encoded by the coding sequence ATGAACATCCACGAATACCAAGCCAAGGAGCTCTTCGACCGTTTCCAAGTCCCCAGCCCGAAAGGGAAAGTCGCATCCAGCCCGGAGGAAGCCGCCGACGCTGCGAAGGAATTCGCCGGGGCGAAGCTGGTCATCAAGGCGCAGGTGCATGCCGGCGGGCGCGGAAAAGGCCATTTCAAGAACGGCTTCCAGGGCGGGGTTCACCTCATCGAAAGCCCGGAGCAGGCGGCGGAGTACGCCGGGAAAATGCTCAACGAGACCCTTGTCACGGTCCAGACGGGCGAGGCGGGTCGGGTTGTGCGGAAAGTGATGATCGCCGAGGCGGTGGACATCACCCATGAGTATTACCTCGCCATCCTGATGGACCGCGCCAGCAACGGCCCGGTCATCGTGGCTTCCACGGAAGGCGGCATGAGCATCGAGGATGTCGCCCACGACACCCCTGAGAAGATTTTCCGCCAGGCGGTCCACCCGCTGCTCGGCCTCCAGGCATACGAGATCCGCAAGATTTCCGCCGAGCTCGGCCTCGAGGGAGACATCGCCAAGCAGTTCGGAAAGCTCCTCAGGAATCTCTACAAGCTCTTCATCGACTGCGATTGCTCGATGCTCGAGATCAATCCTCTCGTCACCACCCCCGACGGCCGGGTGCTGGCGCTCGACGCGAAGTTCGGTTTCGACGACAACGCGCTCTACCGCCATCCGGACATCGTCGCGATGCGCGACAAGGAAGAGGAGGATCCGCGTGAGGTCGCCGCTTCCGAATACGACCTCAACTACATCGGCCTCGACGGCAACATCGCCTGCCTCGTCAACGGAGCCGGACTTGCGATGGCCACCATGGACATCATCAAGCACTACGGCGGCGAGCCGGCCAACTTCCTCGACGTAGGCGGCGGCGCCAGCAAGGAGCAGGTCACCGCAGCGTTCAAGATCATCCTCGGTGATCCGAACGTCAAAGGCATCCTGATCAACATCTTCGGCGGCATCATGGACTGCAATGTCATTGCCGAGGGCGTGATCGCCGCAGCCAAGGAAACCGGCCTTCCCATCCCCCTCGTCGTCCGCCTTGAGGGCAACAACGTCGAGGCAGGCAAGGCCACCCTCGCCGCCTCCGGCCTCGATATCGTAGCCGCCTCCACCATGGCGGACGGAGCGGAGAAGATCGTCAAGGCGGTCGGCTGA
- the sucD gene encoding succinate--CoA ligase subunit alpha yields the protein MAILIDENTKVLVQGITGSFGARHAQLSLDYGTKLVAGVTPGKGGQKFSSIVPIFDTVSQAVNETGATASAIFVPPPFAADAILEAMDAGVELIVCITEGIPVMDMMKVKEALKGSKSRLVGPNCPGLVTPGRGEKSHGGCRIGIAPGYIHKRGNVGVVSRSGTLTYEAVFQLTQMGYGQSTCVGIGGDPINGTNHLDVLKMFNEDPETEAIIMIGEIGGNAEAEAARWAKDNCKKPIAGFIAGATAPPGRRMGHAGAIVGGEEDTAEAKKKILAECGITVAETPSDMATALMQAWGK from the coding sequence ATGGCCATCCTCATCGACGAAAACACCAAAGTCCTCGTGCAGGGCATCACCGGCAGCTTCGGAGCCCGCCACGCGCAACTTTCCCTCGACTACGGCACCAAGCTTGTCGCTGGTGTCACCCCCGGAAAGGGCGGACAAAAGTTCTCAAGCATCGTGCCGATCTTCGACACCGTCTCCCAGGCGGTGAACGAAACCGGTGCAACCGCCTCCGCCATTTTCGTCCCGCCCCCGTTCGCCGCAGACGCGATCCTTGAAGCGATGGACGCCGGAGTGGAGCTCATCGTCTGCATCACCGAGGGCATTCCGGTCATGGACATGATGAAGGTCAAGGAAGCCCTCAAAGGCTCGAAATCCCGCCTCGTCGGCCCCAATTGCCCGGGTCTCGTAACCCCCGGCCGCGGCGAGAAAAGCCACGGCGGCTGCCGCATCGGCATCGCTCCTGGATACATCCACAAGCGCGGCAATGTCGGTGTCGTCTCCCGCTCCGGAACGCTCACCTACGAGGCGGTTTTCCAGCTCACGCAAATGGGCTACGGCCAGAGTACTTGCGTCGGCATCGGCGGTGACCCGATCAACGGCACCAACCATCTCGACGTGCTGAAAATGTTCAACGAGGATCCCGAAACCGAAGCCATCATCATGATCGGCGAGATCGGCGGCAATGCCGAGGCCGAAGCCGCCCGCTGGGCGAAGGACAACTGCAAGAAGCCGATCGCCGGTTTCATCGCAGGCGCCACCGCACCTCCCGGCCGCCGCATGGGCCACGCCGGAGCCATCGTCGGAGGCGAGGAAGACACCGCCGAAGCAAAGAAGAAGATCCTCGCCGAGTGCGGCATCACCGTCGCGGAAACGCCAAGCGACATGGCCACCGCCCTGATGCAAGCCTGGGGCAAGTGA
- a CDS encoding ABC transporter permease, producing MTFLQQLRGELRKLFARPRTWMGYGAFVVMEAVILFVYKLDASQRHMRNLVERNGLEFGTYYSSLTITFTIMLLSMFLLGSIYFALVAGDIVAKENEDGNLRMVFARPITRLRLLLVKYTAVCLYTFSFVFFVGVSGYAMAVAAVGWEGGLFVMEPKMKVFAAYPDWWEGAGRLALSAGGIGISMITLSSIAFMFSCFRIKPAAATIITLTILFVDMILQGFPFFKPYESYFVTWRMSAWVFLMEQHISWPKIVESYAFLIGLNASLFTIGWLAFQTRDFKT from the coding sequence ATGACATTTCTCCAACAACTCAGGGGCGAGCTCCGCAAGCTTTTCGCCCGGCCGCGGACGTGGATGGGCTACGGCGCGTTCGTGGTGATGGAGGCGGTGATCCTTTTCGTCTACAAGCTGGATGCGAGCCAGCGGCACATGCGCAACCTGGTGGAGCGGAACGGGCTGGAGTTCGGCACCTACTACAGCTCGCTGACGATCACGTTCACGATCATGCTGCTGAGCATGTTCCTGCTCGGCTCGATCTATTTCGCGCTGGTGGCGGGGGACATCGTGGCGAAGGAGAACGAGGACGGGAACCTGCGCATGGTCTTCGCCCGGCCCATCACGCGGCTGCGGCTGCTGCTGGTGAAATACACGGCCGTCTGCCTCTACACGTTCAGCTTCGTGTTCTTCGTCGGCGTCAGCGGCTACGCGATGGCGGTGGCGGCGGTGGGCTGGGAAGGCGGGCTGTTCGTGATGGAGCCGAAGATGAAAGTCTTCGCCGCGTATCCGGACTGGTGGGAGGGGGCGGGCAGGCTCGCGCTTTCGGCGGGCGGCATCGGCATCAGCATGATCACGCTTTCCTCGATCGCGTTCATGTTCTCCTGTTTCCGGATCAAACCCGCCGCCGCGACGATCATCACTCTGACCATCCTGTTCGTGGACATGATCCTGCAGGGTTTCCCTTTCTTCAAACCCTACGAAAGCTACTTCGTCACCTGGCGGATGAGTGCATGGGTGTTCCTGATGGAGCAGCACATCTCATGGCCGAAGATCGTGGAAAGCTACGCGTTCCTGATCGGGCTCAATGCATCGCTCTTCACCATCGGCTGGCTCGCGTTCCAGACGAGGGATTTCAAGACATAG
- a CDS encoding substrate-binding domain-containing protein, whose product MGNLRILSASQQVAEHLRSELLSGRWTGAMPGEDKLIAQLGAGRATVKAALRQLEDEGLLIPQGAGRRRRVVLPKVVTPAPSLRVALLNYEPLDDIPGYTTELMHLLVEAGHSAYFSGKSLSELRMDLGRIVRHMEETDADAWVVTSGSRELLEWLASGKTPAFAMFGRRGDLPMAAAGPDKPPAYVAVTRRLIELGHRRIVLIARKERRFPKPGASERAFLATLKANGIPTGTYNLPDWEENPEGFHELLRQLFERTPPTALFIDQAPFFFAVRQFLLSRSLRVPEDVSLVCADADPYFHWNKPSISHIRWDSRPVVRRIVRWADNVARGKADIRQSRTRAEFVEGGTIGPARR is encoded by the coding sequence ATGGGGAATTTGCGAATACTCTCCGCCTCCCAGCAGGTGGCGGAGCACTTGCGCTCGGAACTCCTGTCCGGGAGGTGGACGGGAGCCATGCCGGGCGAGGATAAGCTGATCGCGCAGTTGGGAGCTGGGCGCGCCACGGTGAAGGCGGCCTTGCGCCAGTTGGAAGATGAAGGCCTGTTGATCCCGCAAGGGGCTGGGCGGAGGCGCAGGGTTGTGCTCCCAAAAGTCGTGACGCCAGCTCCCTCGCTGCGGGTGGCCCTACTAAACTACGAGCCGCTTGATGATATCCCCGGATACACAACCGAGCTCATGCATCTTTTGGTGGAGGCGGGCCACAGCGCGTATTTCTCCGGGAAGTCGCTATCGGAACTCAGGATGGACTTGGGGCGCATCGTCCGGCATATGGAGGAAACGGACGCAGATGCCTGGGTTGTTACCTCCGGTTCTCGTGAGCTGCTGGAGTGGCTAGCAAGCGGAAAAACCCCGGCCTTTGCGATGTTCGGACGGCGGGGCGACCTCCCAATGGCGGCAGCCGGCCCCGACAAGCCTCCGGCCTACGTCGCGGTCACGCGGCGGCTGATCGAGCTCGGGCACAGGCGGATCGTGCTAATCGCACGCAAGGAACGGCGTTTTCCGAAGCCGGGGGCGAGCGAGCGCGCTTTTCTCGCCACCCTCAAGGCCAACGGGATCCCGACCGGCACTTACAACCTGCCGGATTGGGAAGAGAACCCGGAGGGATTCCATGAACTTCTGCGGCAGCTCTTCGAACGCACGCCCCCCACCGCACTCTTCATCGACCAAGCGCCGTTCTTTTTCGCCGTGCGGCAGTTCCTGTTGAGCCGGAGCCTGCGGGTGCCGGAGGATGTCTCACTGGTTTGTGCAGACGCCGACCCTTATTTCCACTGGAACAAGCCGAGCATTTCCCACATCCGCTGGGACTCGCGCCCGGTGGTGCGGCGCATCGTGCGCTGGGCGGACAACGTGGCGCGGGGCAAGGCGGATATCCGCCAGAGCCGGACTAGGGCGGAGTTCGTCGAGGGCGGAACGATCGGGCCGGCGAGGAGATGA
- a CDS encoding substrate-binding domain-containing protein has protein sequence MANLRIFTASQQVAEHLRSEIISATWAGAMPGEDSLIARLGVGRATVQAAVRQLEGEGLLVPQGAGKRRLIVPPENQAPPAMRIAILLYDPDERKVDYLQELKQLLGEAGHTAFFAPKTLVELGMKVERVGNLVKATGADAWVVVAGSQPVLEWFAAQPLPVFGLHGRIVHVPIASTGVKRIPVLKTVVRRLVSLGHRRIVMIAREERRKPMPGFVEQAFLDELVAQGVPTGPYNLPDWEDTPAGYGRLLDSLFLHTPPTALLMDGTPITVATLQHLAERGIVVPRDVSLICGDPDPAYAFCDPVISHFSYDSRPMIRRIVRWAENIAHGKDDRRKSATLAKFVEGGTIGPAKG, from the coding sequence ATGGCCAATTTGCGGATTTTCACGGCCTCCCAGCAAGTGGCGGAGCATCTGCGCTCGGAGATCATTTCCGCGACGTGGGCGGGGGCCATGCCGGGCGAGGACAGCCTGATCGCGCGGCTTGGGGTTGGGCGCGCCACCGTGCAGGCCGCCGTGCGCCAGCTTGAGGGGGAGGGGCTGCTGGTTCCCCAAGGCGCGGGAAAGCGCCGGCTCATCGTCCCGCCGGAAAACCAGGCCCCGCCGGCCATGCGGATCGCGATCCTGCTCTACGATCCGGACGAGAGGAAGGTCGACTACCTGCAGGAACTCAAGCAACTGCTCGGCGAGGCCGGGCACACCGCCTTTTTCGCCCCGAAAACCCTGGTCGAGCTGGGGATGAAGGTGGAAAGGGTGGGAAACCTGGTCAAGGCAACCGGAGCGGATGCATGGGTGGTGGTGGCCGGCTCGCAGCCCGTCTTGGAATGGTTTGCTGCCCAACCCCTTCCGGTGTTCGGGCTTCACGGGCGGATCGTGCACGTGCCGATCGCCAGCACGGGCGTGAAGAGAATACCCGTCCTGAAAACGGTGGTGCGCCGCCTGGTCTCGCTCGGCCACCGGCGGATCGTGATGATCGCGCGCGAGGAGCGCCGCAAGCCCATGCCCGGTTTCGTGGAGCAGGCTTTCCTGGATGAACTCGTGGCGCAGGGCGTGCCCACCGGCCCCTACAACCTTCCGGATTGGGAGGATACGCCGGCGGGATACGGGCGTTTGCTCGATTCGCTTTTCCTCCACACCCCGCCCACCGCCCTCCTGATGGATGGCACCCCGATCACCGTCGCGACCCTGCAACATTTGGCGGAGCGCGGCATCGTTGTGCCCCGGGACGTTTCCCTGATCTGCGGGGATCCCGATCCCGCTTATGCCTTCTGTGATCCGGTCATTTCCCACTTCAGCTACGACAGCCGCCCCATGATACGCCGCATCGTCCGCTGGGCGGAAAATATCGCCCACGGAAAGGACGACCGGCGAAAAAGTGCGACCCTGGCGAAATTCGTCGAAGGCGGGACGATAGGCCCGGCGAAGGGGTGA
- a CDS encoding ABC transporter ATP-binding protein — MLEARGLIKKFGGKPALKDVSFRLEKGEIYGLLGHNGAGKSTSLGIILGMVAPDGGEVFIDGVSVQRNRSKALAKVGAIFEAPAFYDYMSGWENLRILMGYSGGFDQKAAREVVERVGLTKRITSKVRTYSHGMRQRLALAQALLPEPELLLLDEPTDGLDPEGIKWFRDFILSLREERGMTVLFNSHLLAEVELMCDRVAILREGKRVFEGSVKNFTDDIPIYQVTLDPPQHALPVIEALGGAFLDGERISLPAHVDPAVAVENLVKSGVRVRSFARVRRSLEDVYMEILNGQGSPN; from the coding sequence ATGCTGGAAGCGCGCGGGCTCATCAAGAAATTCGGAGGCAAGCCGGCGTTGAAAGACGTGTCGTTCCGCCTGGAAAAGGGCGAGATCTACGGGCTCTTAGGCCACAACGGCGCGGGCAAAAGCACCTCGCTCGGGATCATCCTCGGCATGGTCGCGCCGGACGGCGGCGAGGTTTTCATCGACGGCGTCTCCGTCCAGCGGAACCGCAGCAAGGCGCTGGCGAAGGTCGGCGCGATCTTCGAGGCGCCCGCTTTCTACGACTACATGAGCGGCTGGGAAAACCTCCGCATCCTGATGGGCTACTCCGGCGGCTTCGATCAAAAGGCGGCGCGGGAGGTCGTGGAGCGCGTCGGCCTCACGAAACGCATCACCTCCAAAGTCCGCACCTACAGCCACGGCATGCGCCAGCGCCTCGCCCTCGCACAGGCTTTGCTGCCGGAGCCTGAATTGCTTCTGTTAGACGAGCCCACCGACGGCCTCGACCCCGAGGGCATCAAGTGGTTCCGCGACTTCATCCTCAGCCTCCGCGAGGAGCGCGGCATGACCGTCCTCTTCAACTCCCACCTCCTCGCCGAGGTCGAGCTCATGTGCGACCGCGTCGCCATCCTCCGCGAGGGCAAGCGCGTCTTCGAGGGTTCGGTGAAAAATTTCACGGACGACATCCCGATCTATCAGGTCACACTCGATCCGCCGCAGCACGCGCTGCCGGTGATCGAAGCCCTTGGCGGGGCGTTTCTCGACGGCGAAAGGATTTCCCTGCCCGCCCATGTCGATCCGGCGGTCGCAGTCGAAAATCTCGTCAAATCCGGTGTCCGCGTCCGCTCCTTCGCCCGCGTCCGCCGCTCGCTGGAGGATGTCTATATGGAAATCCTCAACGGCCAGGGGAGCCCGAACTGA
- a CDS encoding prepilin-type N-terminal cleavage/methylation domain-containing protein yields the protein MPPVPGFSLVEMLIVIAIIAVIGGIAYPLTISMMGKSREASCLGNLRQIGIGLQGYLADNQNRLPILALGRASKDSPEPALETVLLDYVGSPDVFRCPADKEEFEKSGSSYNWNVTQNGLLISEVSFFGIEGRPHSVPLVSDKESWHPGGTNFLYADSSSSNKARFVTGSGNN from the coding sequence ATGCCGCCCGTCCCTGGCTTCAGCCTCGTGGAGATGCTCATCGTCATCGCAATCATCGCGGTGATCGGCGGGATCGCCTATCCGCTGACCATTTCCATGATGGGAAAAAGCCGCGAAGCCTCCTGCCTGGGGAATCTCAGGCAAATCGGCATCGGCCTTCAGGGCTACCTTGCGGACAACCAAAACCGCCTGCCCATTCTTGCGCTGGGGCGCGCAAGCAAGGACTCCCCGGAGCCGGCGCTGGAAACCGTGCTGCTCGATTACGTAGGCAGCCCGGATGTTTTCCGCTGCCCGGCGGACAAGGAGGAGTTCGAAAAATCCGGATCCAGCTACAACTGGAACGTGACACAGAACGGCCTGCTCATCAGCGAGGTTTCGTTTTTCGGCATCGAGGGCAGGCCGCATTCCGTGCCACTCGTCAGCGACAAGGAAAGCTGGCACCCCGGCGGGACGAATTTTCTCTACGCCGATTCAAGCAGCTCTAACAAAGCCCGTTTCGTGACGGGAAGCGGGAACAACTGA